One window of the Leucobacter komagatae genome contains the following:
- a CDS encoding polyprenyl synthetase family protein codes for MRLFRSADDRRQAKELQRELDLIEALLIENLGFASAVADAPARYLAEAGGKRIRPMLTVLTSQLGDGPNELVRRAAVAVEMTHLASLYHDDVMDDATLRRGVPASQVVWSNSVAILAGDLLFARASSLVAGMGEDAILLQARTFERLCLGQLHETVGPQPEDEHIAHYIQVLADKTGALISTAARMGVMFGGGSAEHADAVTEYGERIGVAFQLIDDVIDLSPKKDRTGKRAGTDLRAGVATLPLLLLRNRAAAGDSEAQALLTRIDAGVKAIAEGADLSVMDPEVDALYNHAVTRETEATAKRWADDAVAALDVLPKSSVKRGLERMAESIVSREG; via the coding sequence ATGCGCCTCTTCCGAAGCGCTGACGATCGCCGTCAGGCAAAAGAGCTGCAGCGTGAGCTCGACCTCATTGAGGCGCTGCTCATTGAGAACCTCGGGTTCGCCTCGGCTGTTGCCGATGCCCCCGCCCGCTACCTCGCTGAGGCCGGCGGTAAGCGCATCCGCCCGATGCTCACCGTGCTCACGAGCCAGCTCGGCGACGGCCCAAACGAGCTCGTTCGCCGCGCGGCCGTCGCGGTCGAGATGACCCACCTCGCATCGCTCTACCACGACGACGTCATGGACGACGCGACGCTCAGGCGCGGGGTTCCCGCGTCGCAGGTCGTGTGGTCGAACTCTGTCGCGATCCTCGCCGGCGATCTGCTCTTCGCGCGCGCCTCGTCGCTCGTCGCGGGAATGGGCGAAGACGCGATCCTGCTCCAGGCCCGCACGTTCGAGCGCCTGTGCCTCGGCCAGCTGCACGAGACCGTCGGCCCTCAGCCTGAGGACGAGCACATCGCCCACTACATCCAGGTGCTCGCCGACAAGACCGGCGCCCTGATCTCGACGGCAGCTCGCATGGGCGTGATGTTCGGCGGCGGCTCGGCCGAGCACGCCGACGCGGTCACCGAGTACGGCGAGCGCATCGGCGTCGCCTTCCAGCTCATTGACGACGTCATCGATCTGTCCCCGAAGAAGGATCGCACAGGAAAGCGCGCCGGCACCGACCTGCGCGCAGGCGTCGCGACCCTTCCACTCCTCCTCCTTCGAAACCGAGCCGCAGCAGGCGACTCCGAGGCGCAGGCACTGCTCACCCGCATCGACGCGGGCGTGAAGGCCATCGCCGAGGGCGCCGACCTGTCGGTCATGGATCCCGAGGTCGACGCGCTGTACAACCACGCCGTGACGCGCGAGACCGAGGCAACCGCGAAGCGCTGGGCCGACGATGCTGTCGCCGCGCTTGACGTGCTGCCGAAATCGTCAGTGAAGCGCGGCCTTGAGCGCATGGCTGAATCCATTGTTTCGAGGGAAGGGTAG
- a CDS encoding inositol monophosphatase family protein, translated as MTISEHPQVDEYVTFIHELADAARTLLSERHEGSRFETKADASPVTEFDRGVETVLRELVAERFPEHGFIGEEFAPDRADAEFVWIADPIDGTKQFVSGIPVFTTLIALCRNGRPVVGVIDASVSQDRWLGVEGRQSTLNGNPISTSGRVAVPGATMSWSQPDRVRAEHAAGVGELGDAVAWQVFGAGSYGFGRLAAGAIDIAGYSGSFGAYDVCALVPIIEGAGGVITDGYGEPITIEDPAACVAAATPELHREVLRYFAGDRG; from the coding sequence ATGACAATCAGCGAGCACCCGCAGGTCGACGAGTACGTGACGTTCATCCACGAGCTTGCAGACGCCGCGCGCACGCTTCTCTCTGAGCGCCACGAAGGCAGCCGGTTTGAGACGAAGGCCGACGCGAGCCCAGTGACCGAGTTCGACCGTGGCGTTGAGACGGTGCTGCGCGAGCTCGTCGCCGAGCGGTTCCCCGAGCACGGCTTCATCGGTGAGGAATTCGCCCCCGACCGCGCCGACGCCGAGTTCGTGTGGATCGCCGACCCGATCGACGGGACGAAGCAGTTCGTCTCCGGTATCCCGGTGTTCACAACGCTCATTGCACTGTGCCGCAACGGGCGGCCGGTCGTCGGCGTCATCGACGCATCGGTGTCGCAGGATCGCTGGCTTGGCGTCGAAGGCCGCCAGAGCACGCTGAACGGAAACCCGATTTCGACGAGCGGTCGGGTCGCCGTTCCGGGCGCGACGATGTCGTGGAGCCAACCCGACCGGGTGCGCGCGGAGCACGCCGCGGGCGTGGGTGAGCTCGGCGACGCGGTCGCCTGGCAGGTATTCGGGGCAGGATCCTACGGGTTTGGCAGGCTCGCCGCCGGGGCGATCGACATCGCAGGGTACAGCGGCAGTTTCGGAGCCTACGATGTGTGCGCGCTCGTCCCGATCATCGAGGGCGCAGGCGGAGTCATCACCGACGGCTACGGAGAACCGATTACGATCGAGGATCCGGCGGCCTGCGTGGCAGCCGCGACCCCAGAGCTACACCGCGAGGTGCTGCGCTACTTTGCGGGCGACCGCGGATAA
- a CDS encoding pyruvate carboxylase, whose product MFEKILVANRGEIAIRAFRAANELGARTVAVYPYEDRNSLHRLKADEAYLIGTEGGPVRAYLDIAEIVRVAQECGADAIYPGYGFLSENPELAAAAAAVGITFIGPGRKALEMAGNKVAAKEHAIAAGVPVLRSTPPSQDIDALIKGAEEIGFPVFAKAVAGGGGRGMRRVERAEDLREALEAAMREAESAFGDATMFIEQAVLRPRHIEVQVLADGTGEAVHLFERDCSVQRRHQKVVEIAPAPNLTQEQRDAMTRDALAFAKSIGYANAGTVEFLLDTEGDRAGEHVFIEMNPRIQVEHTVTEEVTDVDLVQSQMRIAAGETLADLGLTQDKIKLHGAALQCRITTEDPANDFRPDLGRISAYRSPGGGGVRLDGGTINPGSYISPHFDSMLAKLTCRGRTFEDAVVRARRALAEFRIRGVATNIPFLQAVLDDASFQAGDVSTSFIEERPELLTLNKPQDRATRLLQHLANVTVNQPHGARPQTIEPQVKLPALDLDAPAPDGGRQRLLELGPEGFAKALRSQTALAVTDTTFRDAHQSLLATRVRTRDLVAVAPHVARMTPQLFSVEAWGGATYDVALRFLGEDPWERLSAMREALPNVPIQMLLRGQNTVGYTPYPPKVAQSFVQEAAATGVDIFRIFDALNDVNQMRVAIDAVRETGTAVAEVAFCYTGDLLSPNEDKFTLDYYLALAERIVEAGAHVLAIKDMAGLLRPAAAAKLVTALRERFDLPVHLHTHDTPGGQLATLLAASAAGVDAVDAASAPMSGTTSQPSLSGLVASLAHTDRDTGIDPEAVYALEPYWDAVRTLYKPFESGLAAPTGRVYTHEIPGGQLSNLRQQAIALGLSENFEKIEDMYAAADRILGRIPKVTPSSKVVGDLALHLAAVDADPADFEANPERYDVPDSVVGFLAGELGEIPGGWPEPFRSKVLSGRNVSIEVAPVSAEDEAKLDGDSASRRATLNRLLFPAPTAQFEDAREQYGDLSVVDTGDYLYGLDANAEHAIDLSRGVRLYVGLEAIGAPDEKGVRTVMVRVNGQLRPVFVKDERIAVTAETAEKADRTVAGQIAAPFSGTVTVKVAEGESVAAGQAIGTIEAMKMEAAITSPVAGVVKRLAFEGTRGVEAGDLVIVVE is encoded by the coding sequence ATGTTCGAGAAGATTCTGGTTGCAAATCGTGGAGAGATCGCGATCCGCGCGTTCCGCGCAGCGAATGAGTTGGGGGCGCGCACGGTTGCGGTCTACCCATACGAGGATCGCAATTCCCTGCACCGGCTGAAGGCCGACGAGGCCTACCTGATCGGCACCGAGGGCGGCCCCGTCCGCGCGTACCTCGACATCGCCGAGATCGTGCGGGTCGCCCAGGAGTGCGGCGCTGACGCGATCTACCCCGGCTACGGTTTCCTCTCCGAGAACCCCGAGCTGGCGGCGGCGGCAGCAGCAGTTGGAATCACCTTCATCGGCCCCGGGCGCAAGGCCCTCGAGATGGCGGGCAACAAGGTTGCGGCCAAGGAGCACGCGATCGCGGCCGGAGTGCCCGTGCTGCGCTCCACTCCCCCGTCACAGGACATCGACGCGCTCATCAAGGGCGCCGAGGAGATCGGCTTCCCCGTGTTCGCGAAGGCGGTCGCCGGTGGCGGCGGGCGCGGCATGCGTCGCGTCGAGCGCGCCGAGGATCTGCGGGAGGCCCTCGAGGCCGCGATGCGCGAGGCCGAGAGCGCCTTCGGCGACGCGACGATGTTCATCGAGCAGGCCGTGCTTCGCCCGCGCCACATCGAGGTGCAGGTGCTCGCAGACGGCACGGGAGAGGCCGTCCACCTGTTCGAGCGCGACTGCTCGGTGCAGCGCCGCCATCAGAAGGTCGTCGAGATCGCGCCCGCGCCGAACCTCACACAGGAGCAGCGCGACGCGATGACCCGCGACGCACTCGCGTTCGCGAAGTCCATCGGGTACGCGAACGCCGGCACCGTCGAGTTCCTGCTCGACACCGAGGGCGACCGCGCCGGCGAGCATGTGTTCATCGAGATGAACCCGCGCATCCAGGTCGAGCACACGGTCACCGAGGAGGTCACCGACGTCGACCTCGTGCAGTCGCAGATGAGGATCGCGGCTGGCGAGACCCTCGCCGACCTCGGCTTGACGCAAGACAAGATCAAGCTGCACGGTGCAGCGCTTCAGTGCCGCATCACGACTGAGGACCCCGCGAACGACTTCCGCCCCGACCTCGGCCGCATCAGCGCCTACCGCTCGCCCGGCGGCGGCGGCGTGCGCCTCGACGGCGGCACCATCAACCCTGGCTCCTACATCAGCCCGCACTTCGACTCGATGCTCGCGAAGCTCACCTGCCGCGGCCGCACCTTTGAGGACGCGGTCGTGCGCGCCCGCCGCGCGCTCGCCGAATTCCGCATCCGCGGCGTCGCCACGAACATCCCGTTCCTGCAGGCCGTGCTCGATGACGCGTCGTTCCAGGCGGGCGACGTCTCGACCTCGTTCATCGAGGAGCGCCCCGAACTGCTCACGCTGAACAAGCCGCAGGACCGCGCGACCCGCCTGCTTCAGCACCTCGCGAACGTGACCGTGAACCAGCCGCACGGCGCGCGCCCGCAGACAATCGAACCGCAGGTGAAGCTGCCCGCGCTCGACCTCGACGCTCCCGCGCCGGACGGCGGTCGCCAGCGACTGCTCGAGCTGGGCCCGGAGGGCTTCGCGAAGGCCCTCCGTTCGCAGACCGCGCTTGCAGTCACCGACACCACCTTCCGCGACGCGCACCAGTCGCTGCTCGCGACCCGGGTGCGCACACGCGACCTCGTCGCCGTCGCGCCGCATGTGGCGCGGATGACGCCGCAGCTCTTCTCCGTTGAGGCCTGGGGCGGCGCGACCTACGACGTCGCGCTCCGCTTCCTCGGCGAGGATCCCTGGGAGCGCCTCTCTGCGATGCGCGAGGCTCTGCCGAACGTGCCGATCCAGATGCTGCTGCGCGGCCAGAACACGGTCGGCTACACGCCCTACCCGCCGAAGGTTGCACAGTCGTTCGTGCAGGAGGCCGCGGCGACAGGCGTCGACATCTTCCGCATCTTCGACGCGCTCAATGATGTGAATCAGATGCGGGTCGCGATCGATGCCGTGCGTGAAACCGGCACCGCTGTCGCCGAGGTCGCGTTCTGCTACACGGGTGACCTGCTGTCGCCGAACGAAGACAAGTTCACCCTCGACTACTACCTCGCGCTTGCCGAGCGCATTGTCGAGGCCGGCGCCCACGTGCTCGCGATCAAGGACATGGCGGGCCTGCTCCGCCCGGCCGCTGCCGCGAAGCTCGTGACCGCGCTCCGCGAGCGGTTCGACCTGCCGGTGCACCTGCACACGCACGATACCCCGGGTGGCCAGCTCGCGACGCTGCTCGCGGCCTCGGCTGCCGGCGTCGACGCCGTTGACGCAGCGTCGGCCCCGATGTCGGGCACCACGAGCCAGCCGTCGCTCTCGGGCCTCGTCGCATCGCTCGCGCACACCGACCGCGACACCGGCATCGACCCCGAGGCCGTCTACGCGCTCGAACCCTACTGGGATGCCGTGCGCACGCTCTACAAGCCGTTCGAGTCGGGCCTCGCGGCTCCGACCGGGCGCGTCTACACGCACGAGATCCCAGGCGGGCAGCTGTCGAACCTGCGCCAGCAGGCGATCGCGCTCGGCCTCTCCGAGAACTTCGAGAAGATCGAAGACATGTACGCGGCGGCTGACCGCATCCTCGGACGCATCCCGAAGGTGACCCCATCGTCCAAGGTCGTCGGCGACCTCGCGCTGCACCTCGCGGCCGTCGACGCCGACCCCGCCGACTTCGAGGCGAACCCCGAACGCTACGACGTGCCCGACTCGGTCGTCGGCTTCCTCGCTGGCGAACTCGGTGAGATTCCCGGCGGCTGGCCCGAGCCCTTCCGCTCGAAGGTGCTCTCGGGGCGCAATGTTTCGATCGAGGTCGCCCCGGTCTCGGCCGAGGACGAGGCCAAGCTCGACGGCGACAGCGCTTCGCGCCGCGCCACCCTCAACCGCTTGCTCTTCCCCGCGCCGACGGCGCAGTTCGAGGACGCGCGTGAGCAGTACGGTGACCTCTCGGTCGTCGACACGGGCGACTACCTGTACGGCCTTGACGCGAACGCCGAGCACGCGATCGACCTGAGCCGGGGCGTGCGCCTCTACGTCGGGCTCGAGGCGATCGGTGCACCGGACGAGAAGGGCGTACGCACCGTTATGGTGCGCGTGAACGGCCAGCTCCGCCCAGTGTTCGTGAAGGACGAGCGCATCGCGGTCACCGCCGAGACCGCCGAGAAGGCCGACCGCACCGTCGCCGGCCAGATCGCCGCACCGTTCTCCGGCACCGTCACCGTGAAGGTCGCCGAGGGCGAGTCGGTCGCGGCGGGCCAGGCGATCGGCACGATCGAGGCCATGAAGATGGAAGCCGCGATCACCTCGCCCGTCGCGGGCGTCGTGAAGCGCCTCGCGTTCGAGGGCACGCGCGGCGTCGAAGCTGGCGACCTCGTCATCGTGGTCGAGTAA
- a CDS encoding extracellular solute-binding protein, with protein sequence MKSRALTTIGAAAAALALALTGCASDAGDAGGATGDKLSAVMYSSNNETVIGVVTDAAAAHDPAVKVEAVTGSSGPLLERIASESGAPAADVFYSAPAATFEAFADYVEPYLSPEAAAIPEELIDPDHRWTAANAHVVAFMVNTNQIDGGKAPKSWAELTKPEWKGKVIAPNPEQSTTGFTALYGAYKVLGKEDFEKLVANLELTESTSNVYPAVAQGEYAVSIGYESNIYPYIAGEQAGIEMVYPEDGTFVEHDSVLLVKGGPNADGGKALIDVILSKKAQEENLAQSFRRPVRTDIDVASIVDFKALDDLNVVDIHGDDDTQGRADFTEYWKSL encoded by the coding sequence ATGAAATCGAGAGCCCTCACAACGATTGGTGCCGCCGCCGCGGCCCTCGCGCTCGCATTGACGGGCTGTGCGAGCGACGCAGGCGACGCAGGCGGCGCTACTGGCGACAAGCTCAGCGCCGTGATGTACAGCTCAAACAACGAGACCGTCATCGGTGTCGTCACTGACGCTGCGGCTGCTCACGACCCCGCGGTCAAGGTCGAGGCCGTCACGGGCAGCTCGGGTCCGCTGCTCGAGCGCATCGCCTCCGAGTCAGGCGCGCCCGCAGCGGACGTGTTCTACAGCGCACCCGCCGCGACGTTCGAAGCCTTCGCTGACTATGTTGAGCCCTATCTCTCGCCAGAAGCCGCTGCGATCCCTGAGGAGCTCATCGACCCCGACCACCGGTGGACGGCCGCGAACGCGCACGTCGTGGCGTTCATGGTCAACACCAACCAAATCGACGGGGGTAAGGCCCCGAAGAGTTGGGCCGAGCTTACGAAGCCCGAGTGGAAGGGCAAGGTCATCGCGCCGAATCCCGAGCAGTCCACGACGGGGTTCACCGCCCTGTATGGCGCCTACAAGGTGCTGGGCAAGGAGGACTTTGAGAAGCTTGTCGCGAACCTCGAGCTCACGGAAAGCACGAGCAACGTCTACCCGGCCGTCGCGCAGGGGGAGTACGCGGTTTCCATCGGCTACGAATCCAACATCTACCCCTACATCGCGGGCGAGCAGGCCGGCATCGAAATGGTCTACCCCGAAGACGGAACCTTCGTCGAACACGACTCCGTCTTGCTCGTGAAGGGCGGCCCGAACGCCGACGGCGGCAAGGCGCTCATCGACGTCATCCTGTCGAAGAAGGCGCAGGAGGAGAACCTCGCGCAGTCGTTCAGGCGCCCCGTGCGCACCGACATCGATGTCGCCTCGATCGTCGATTTCAAGGCGCTCGACGATCTCAATGTCGTCGACATCCACGGTGACGACGATACGCAGGGCCGTGCCGACTTCACCGAGTACTGGAAGTCGCTGTAG
- the ubiE gene encoding bifunctional demethylmenaquinone methyltransferase/2-methoxy-6-polyprenyl-1,4-benzoquinol methylase UbiE has product MTRPDTTTKHATDVSAMFDEVSPKYDLLNDVLSAGNSRLWRIATTRAIAPRKGMRILDLAAGTGTSSAALAAHGAHVTAADFSEGMLAEGRRRNAGNDLIEFVWADATQLPFEDNSFDAATISYGLRNVSEPKQALTEMARVVKPGGRVVIAEFSRPSSEAVNWAYTKYNRHVLPRVAGIINRDAAEAYKYLNESIEEWPAQEELARWLREAGLERVAYRNLTLGIVALHRGFVPREKPVAEPEKAPPAPAPAAKDPDAGKPAAEKKPAAEKKPAAKKKPAAKKTTAAKKTTAAKKPAAAKPAAETAEKAEKPAAASKPKAAPKAKPASTSDSNKRGSE; this is encoded by the coding sequence GTGACTCGACCAGACACCACAACCAAGCATGCGACGGACGTTTCCGCCATGTTCGACGAGGTCTCGCCCAAGTACGACCTCCTCAACGATGTGCTCTCAGCTGGCAATTCGCGGCTCTGGCGCATCGCCACGACGCGCGCGATCGCGCCGCGCAAAGGCATGAGGATCCTGGATCTCGCAGCTGGTACTGGCACCTCCTCGGCTGCGCTCGCAGCGCACGGCGCACACGTCACCGCTGCAGACTTCTCGGAGGGCATGCTCGCCGAGGGCCGACGCCGCAACGCGGGCAACGACCTCATCGAGTTCGTCTGGGCAGACGCGACGCAGCTGCCGTTCGAAGACAACAGCTTCGACGCCGCCACAATCTCGTACGGCCTGCGGAACGTCTCTGAGCCCAAGCAGGCACTCACGGAGATGGCTCGCGTCGTGAAGCCCGGCGGCCGCGTCGTGATCGCCGAGTTCTCGCGCCCCAGCTCTGAGGCCGTGAACTGGGCCTACACGAAGTACAACCGGCACGTGCTGCCGCGCGTCGCGGGCATCATCAATCGCGACGCCGCGGAGGCTTACAAGTACCTCAACGAGTCGATCGAAGAGTGGCCGGCGCAGGAGGAGCTCGCGCGCTGGCTCCGCGAGGCTGGCCTCGAGCGCGTCGCGTACCGCAACCTCACGCTCGGTATCGTCGCGCTGCACCGCGGCTTCGTGCCGCGCGAGAAGCCGGTCGCTGAGCCGGAGAAGGCGCCGCCCGCGCCCGCGCCCGCAGCGAAGGATCCCGACGCGGGTAAGCCCGCGGCCGAAAAGAAGCCCGCCGCGGAAAAGAAACCAGCGGCCAAGAAGAAACCAGCGGCCAAGAAGACCACAGCCGCCAAGAAGACCACGGCTGCAAAGAAGCCTGCCGCCGCCAAGCCCGCGGCCGAAACGGCAGAAAAGGCCGAGAAGCCCGCTGCGGCAAGCAAGCCCAAGGCTGCGCCGAAGGCCAAGCCCGCATCCACGTCCGACTCGAACAAGCGAGGCTCCGAGTGA
- a CDS encoding isochorismate synthase: MTEVTGSPAGEVPRLSAVTRGLSEMPDLLAFADPDSPLYWNRGDRGCVGVGEVLRLSFTGADRFVAASRAWREIAAAATVHDPVGMPGSGLVAFGAFAFADESPAESVLIVPRMLIHRHRGTAWVTEVTLARAPSGEALGEGVGSGLGEGSLPVGRPVDPAAWNGVEFFPAPERENGEGSLAGSEIGAYLDGVSEATARVVAGELEKVVLSRQVAGEVRAGQDLRVPLLRLSERYLDCWTFAVDNLIGASPETLVRSTNGAVSARVLAGTRGRHPEDPARDRAARDELLRSAKEQHEHDFAVQSVVSALSPHVSELRTSDAPFALQLPNVWHLATDLGAALGAEATALELVDALHPTAAVAGTPTADAVAMIAELEPFDRGRYSGAVGWIDADGDGEWVIALRCAQLAPPSEASDGGLGPGRVIVATAGGGIVEGSDPQHELGETVSKFRPITEAFAK; the protein is encoded by the coding sequence ATGACCGAAGTGACTGGCAGCCCGGCGGGGGAAGTTCCGAGGCTCTCCGCGGTGACGCGAGGGCTGAGCGAAATGCCAGATTTGCTCGCGTTCGCGGACCCGGATTCGCCGCTCTATTGGAACCGTGGCGACCGCGGCTGCGTAGGCGTTGGCGAGGTGCTGCGGCTGAGTTTCACCGGGGCCGACCGGTTTGTTGCGGCGTCCCGCGCCTGGCGCGAGATCGCGGCCGCGGCGACTGTTCACGACCCCGTGGGCATGCCGGGCTCCGGGCTCGTCGCGTTTGGCGCGTTCGCCTTTGCTGACGAAAGCCCGGCTGAGAGTGTGCTCATAGTTCCTCGAATGCTGATCCATCGCCATCGCGGGACGGCTTGGGTCACCGAGGTGACGCTTGCTCGGGCCCCTTCGGGGGAGGCATTGGGCGAGGGCGTGGGCTCGGGCCTAGGCGAGGGCTCGCTCCCCGTCGGGCGACCCGTCGACCCTGCCGCGTGGAACGGTGTCGAGTTCTTCCCGGCCCCTGAGCGAGAGAACGGTGAGGGATCCCTCGCCGGAAGCGAGATTGGCGCCTACCTTGACGGGGTCAGCGAGGCGACCGCTCGCGTCGTCGCCGGCGAGCTCGAGAAGGTCGTGCTGTCGCGCCAGGTCGCGGGCGAGGTTCGGGCTGGGCAGGATCTGCGCGTGCCGCTCCTGCGACTCAGCGAGCGGTACCTCGACTGCTGGACGTTCGCCGTAGACAACCTCATTGGGGCGAGCCCCGAAACCCTCGTGCGCTCGACGAACGGGGCGGTGTCGGCTCGGGTGCTCGCGGGTACGCGGGGGCGACACCCTGAGGATCCCGCGCGTGACCGCGCGGCCCGCGACGAACTGCTGCGCTCCGCAAAGGAACAGCACGAGCATGACTTCGCCGTGCAGAGCGTAGTCTCGGCGCTCTCGCCGCACGTGAGCGAGCTACGAACCAGCGATGCGCCGTTTGCGCTGCAGCTGCCGAACGTTTGGCACCTGGCGACCGACCTCGGGGCTGCGCTCGGCGCGGAGGCGACGGCGCTTGAACTCGTCGACGCGCTTCACCCGACTGCCGCCGTTGCCGGTACACCTACCGCCGACGCTGTCGCGATGATCGCAGAGCTTGAGCCGTTTGACCGCGGCCGCTACTCGGGCGCTGTCGGCTGGATTGACGCCGACGGTGACGGCGAGTGGGTGATCGCGCTGCGCTGCGCGCAGTTGGCGCCCCCCTCTGAGGCATCTGACGGAGGCCTTGGGCCGGGTCGCGTGATCGTGGCGACGGCCGGCGGGGGCATCGTGGAGGGCTCTGACCCGCAGCACGAACTCGGTGAGACGGTCTCGAAGTTCCGCCCAATTACCGAGGCTTTCGCCAAGTAA
- a CDS encoding GntR family transcriptional regulator, with product MASKSPLHFKLYEELAARIHSGEWKQGEQVPSENSLTEEFGVSRGPVRQALARLRSEGLIVGGRGVSPRVQKAVPAQSFDTYVSFTEWAEELGFEPRQKTIEVKRMLADEAIAAELQIAPGEPVVFVLRVRMFDDEPVMLERGTYPIESGRHLLAADLDTSSIYQILRENDVYPISAKNIIDAVAATEQEAKWMGVAPGAPLLRVRRSSFDEHGDVVDVVDNRYLPTKANFAVGNARGPGGPLARVAAGPNPA from the coding sequence ATGGCGTCCAAATCTCCGCTCCACTTCAAGCTCTACGAAGAGCTCGCCGCGCGGATCCACTCGGGGGAGTGGAAACAGGGGGAACAGGTTCCGAGTGAGAACAGTCTCACGGAGGAGTTTGGAGTCTCACGCGGCCCCGTCAGGCAGGCGCTTGCGCGCCTGCGTTCCGAGGGTCTCATCGTCGGCGGCAGGGGGGTCTCGCCGCGCGTCCAAAAAGCGGTGCCCGCGCAGTCGTTTGACACCTATGTCTCGTTCACTGAGTGGGCCGAAGAGCTGGGCTTTGAACCCCGCCAGAAGACCATCGAGGTGAAGCGGATGTTGGCGGACGAGGCCATCGCTGCCGAGCTGCAGATCGCCCCGGGCGAGCCCGTCGTGTTCGTGCTTCGCGTGCGAATGTTCGATGACGAGCCGGTCATGCTGGAGCGCGGCACGTACCCGATAGAGAGCGGTCGGCATCTGCTTGCGGCGGATCTCGATACGAGCAGCATCTACCAGATCCTTCGCGAGAACGACGTGTACCCGATCTCGGCCAAGAACATCATCGATGCCGTGGCAGCGACCGAGCAAGAGGCGAAGTGGATGGGCGTCGCGCCCGGTGCTCCGTTGCTGCGGGTGCGGCGTTCGAGTTTTGACGAGCACGGCGACGTCGTGGATGTTGTCGACAACCGCTACCTGCCGACCAAGGCGAACTTTGCGGTGGGGAACGCCCGCGGCCCGGGTGGCCCACTTGCTCGGGTCGCGGCTGGGCCGAACCCGGCGTAG
- a CDS encoding FAD-dependent oxidoreductase, translating into MSKMRLAIVGAGPAGIYAADLLLKAERDFEVEIDLFEQLPAPYGLVRYGVSPDHPRIKGIITALRDVLDSGEIRFFGNVRYGQDLTLDDLKQHYNAVIFSTGAIRDAMLGVPGIDAEGSYGAADFVSWFDGHPDVPRTWPLEAASVGVVGNGNVALDISRMLIKHADDLLPTEIPDNVYQGLKANPIEELHLFGRRGPKYVKFTPLELRELGEVRDVDMVIDERDFEHADPYADEVLAKNKQVTVMTRIMDKWRDEQRAREAGEVEPSSRRLHMHFWSKPVEVVVEDGRVAGLKIERTRPDGEGGVIDTGEFEIIPMQSLYRAIGYFGSPLDEIPFDEARGVIPNEQGRVIDLEGNRVPGVYATGWIKRGPVGLIGHTKSDAMETLECLMADADSWWQPEHADAATIPELLSERGVPFTNLDGWHRLDEHELSLGDAAGRTRIKVVSRDEMTRISRGE; encoded by the coding sequence ATGAGCAAGATGCGCCTGGCAATTGTGGGGGCCGGCCCGGCCGGTATTTATGCTGCGGACCTGCTGCTGAAAGCGGAACGCGACTTCGAGGTCGAGATCGACCTGTTTGAGCAGCTCCCCGCCCCCTACGGGCTCGTGCGCTACGGCGTCTCGCCCGACCACCCGCGCATCAAGGGCATCATCACCGCGCTGCGCGACGTGCTCGACAGCGGCGAGATCCGCTTCTTCGGCAACGTGCGCTACGGCCAGGACCTCACGCTTGACGACCTCAAGCAGCACTACAACGCGGTGATCTTCTCGACTGGCGCGATCCGCGACGCCATGCTCGGCGTCCCCGGCATCGACGCTGAAGGATCCTACGGCGCAGCCGACTTCGTGAGCTGGTTCGATGGCCACCCCGACGTGCCCCGCACCTGGCCCCTCGAGGCCGCCTCGGTCGGCGTCGTCGGCAACGGCAACGTCGCGCTCGATATCTCCCGGATGCTCATCAAGCACGCGGACGACCTGCTGCCGACCGAGATTCCCGACAACGTTTACCAGGGACTCAAGGCGAACCCGATCGAGGAGCTGCACCTCTTCGGTCGCCGCGGCCCGAAGTACGTGAAGTTCACGCCGCTCGAGCTGCGCGAGCTTGGAGAGGTGCGCGACGTCGATATGGTCATCGACGAGCGCGATTTCGAGCACGCCGACCCGTACGCCGACGAGGTGCTCGCGAAGAACAAGCAGGTCACCGTCATGACCCGCATCATGGACAAGTGGCGCGACGAGCAGCGCGCACGCGAGGCGGGCGAGGTCGAACCGTCGTCGCGTCGCCTGCACATGCATTTCTGGTCGAAGCCCGTCGAGGTGGTCGTCGAAGACGGCCGCGTGGCGGGCCTGAAGATCGAGCGCACCAGGCCTGACGGCGAGGGCGGCGTCATTGACACTGGCGAGTTCGAGATCATCCCGATGCAGTCGCTGTACCGCGCGATCGGGTACTTCGGGTCGCCGCTCGACGAGATCCCGTTTGACGAGGCTCGCGGCGTGATCCCGAACGAGCAGGGACGCGTGATCGACCTTGAAGGAAACCGAGTCCCCGGCGTCTACGCGACCGGCTGGATCAAGCGCGGGCCCGTCGGCCTCATTGGGCACACAAAGTCCGATGCGATGGAAACGCTCGAGTGCCTCATGGCCGACGCAGATTCGTGGTGGCAGCCCGAGCATGCCGACGCGGCCACCATTCCTGAGCTACTCTCGGAACGGGGGGTGCCGTTCACGAACCTCGATGGCTGGCACCGCCTCGACGAACACGAACTGTCGCTCGGCGATGCCGCCGGGCGCACGCGTATCAAGGTTGTCTCGCGTGATGAGATGACCCGTATTTCGCGTGGCGAGTGA